A segment of the Brevibacterium zhoupengii genome:
AAGCGCGTTCCCATTCTCCGAGGTCGGCTCGCAGCCGTCTTCTTCGAGCATCCCCTCGTACGCGAGGAGGATCAGGTCACCGTCGCCGAGGATGGGGCTGGTTCCCGTCGTCTGTGAGCCGAACCCCTGGGCCGGGTGACAGGCGTTCGCCACCTCGGGGATTTCAAATGACCACGCTTCGCTGCCATCGGCCCAGGAATAGGCGACCACTTCACCCGAATAGTCATCGATGATCACATTCTCTCCTGCGGAGTATGCCTGGGCTCCTCCACTCGGATCGTCATTGATCTGGACATCGATGCTCCACAGCTCGTCACCTGCAGAGTCAATCGCACGCAGTTTCTCCGCAGACCAGTCGGAAACCAGTGCGTGGCCCGCTCCGTCGTCGACGATCAGGGTTGCGCGGTAGTCGAGGTCGATCGGATCAGCGAGGGTGGGAGTTGCCTCAGGTGATGGTGTCGCAGCCTCCTGCGAAGGCGCAGAAGTGCACCCACTGAGAACCAGCAGCGCCGTCGCCGCGGCGAAGACTGTCGCCCACTTCATCGGTCGTTTTTCCAGGTCATGCCTAGATCATATGTCCCGGCGCACGGTTTCTGACTCGAGACTCGTGTGATCCCCACCTCGACGCAACGCTGCCGTGTCGAAACTCCTGTGCACGCACAGGGGTGTCCACTCCAGGAGTGTCTCGGCAAGCGATCGGCGCACCCTGTCAGAGGAACGCGAAACCGATCAGGCCTGCGGCGATGACTGCGGCCCAAGCAGGCAGCTTCCATTTCACCTGCGCGATGAAGACGCCCACGGCGAGCGCCAGGGTGGCAGGTGAGGTGATGCCCTGGGTGAATACCGGATCGTAGAGGGCGGCAGCGAGTATGCCGACCACGGCGGCGTTGACTCCCAGCAGGGCCCGGCGCACTGCCTGCGCGCTCCGAAGTCGCTCCCAGAAGGGCAGGGCGGCGATGACGAGGAGGGCTGCCGGCAGGAAGATCGCCAGGAGCGCGATGGCCGCACCGATCAGACCTGTCGGCCCCGTGGTCGTGGAAGCACCGAGGAATGCGGCGAACGAGAACAGAGGTCCCGGGACTGCCTGTGCGGCACCGTACCCGGCGAGGAAGGAATCGTGGCCCACCAGTCCGGTCGCGACGGTCTCCGCCTCAAGCAACGGCAGCACGACATGGCCTCCGCCGAAGACGAGCGCACCGGCTCGGTAGAACACATCGACCAAGCGCAGACTAGCGTCACCGGTGACTGCGGTCAGGATCGGCAGCGCCACGAGCAGCACAATGAAGGTCGTCAGTGCAACGAGACCGACCTTCCGGGAAGTGCGCACCCCGAAGTCTGGTCGCGCACTGTCTCCAGCAGACTGCTCATCCGCATCCGGGCTCTTCGAGGCACCGTCTTGCGCAGCTTCGTCTCTTGCAGCTTCGTCTTGAGCAGCTTCACGACGCAGCCAGACGAGTCCGACGACACCACCCACAACGATCGCAGCCACCTGGACGAGCGGGCTCGGGATGAGCAGGATGATGATCATCGCGGCCCCCGCGATGGTGGCACGTTTGGCATCCGGCGTCAGGTTCTTCGCCATCCCGAGTACCGCCTGCGCGACCACAGCGACCGCGGCAGCCTTCAGTCCCGCCAGCCACCCCAAGCCCGTATCCCCGCCGAATGCGGCGACGCCGAGGGCGAAGGCGACGAGCACGATGGCTGAGGGCATGGTGAAGGCGAACCAGGCAGCCAACAGTCCTCCGAGGCCTGCCCGCTGCAGTCCGATCGCCATACCCACCTGGCTGGAGGCCGGTCCGGGAAGGAACTGACACAGCGCGACCAAGTCCGCGTAGGCGCCGTCAGAGAGCCACTTACGGCGGGCGACGAAGGTCTCGCGAAAGAACCCGAGATGCGCGACTGGACCGCCGAACGAGGTCACGCCGAGACGCAGGAACGCCCAGAACACTTCTCCGATCGTGCCGGGATGCCTGCGCTCATTCCCCACGTCTGCCATCGCTTCGCCCATTCTCACTATTCTGGCCGAGCCGACTCAGGCGGACTGTCAGATCGGCCGAATACGGCGATGAACTTCAGGATAACTTTTGCACCCCGTCCCCGCGGGCACCGCACATTGAGCGTCTGCCGCTACACCAGCCCCTGATCCTCGGCGACGCGGATTGCCCGTGACCGCGATTCGACGCCGAGCTTCGTGAACACATTGACCAGATGGCTCTTCACCGTCGCCTCGGTGACGAAGAGTTCCTGGGCGATCTGGGCATTCGAGGCTCCGGTGGCCAGCAGCTTCACCACGTCGCGTTCGCGGCGCGTCAGCTTCGGGCCCGGGTTGCGCATCGCGGCGACGACCTTCGAGGAGATTTCGGGAGGCAGGTAAGTCTCCCCGCGCGAGGCCTTCTCGATCGCAGTCGAAATGTCTTCGGGGTTGATGTCCTTGAGCAGATAACCGGCCGCTCCGGCATTGAGAGCGGCGACGATCTCCGAGTCGTTGTCGAAGGTCGTGAGGATGAGGACCGCGGGTTTGCTCGGCCGCGCGTTCAGCCGCTTCGTCACCTCGATGCCGTCGATGCCCTCCCCCAGCCGCAGATCGCAGAGCACCACATCGGGGGCGAATTCATCGACCAGGTCCAGCGCCTCCTCACCGGTGCTGGCCTCCCCGATGACGGCGATGTGGTCAGGGGCGTCGATGACGGACCGCAGGCCGGCCCGCACCACGGGATGGTCATCGACGAGGATCACTCGAATCGTCATGCGCTGTCTCCTTGTGTGCGTTGTCCTTCGACGTCCCCACCTTCGCCGAGGTTGTTCTGCCGAAAAGTCAGGGTCGGATTGTTGGGCAGCGTGGCTGAGATCGCGAAGCCCGAACCCGGAGTCGTCTCGATGACGAGTTCGCCTCCCAGCTCACGCATCCGGGATCCGATGAAGTCGAGTCCGAATCCGGATTCCGATTCGCGTTTTCGCGCCTCGGGATCGGCCATGCCGACACCGTCGTCGACGATGTCCATGCGGATCGACCCGTCGAGATCCATGAGGCTGACCATGACTCGTGAGGCGTGGGAGTGCTGTCGGACGTTGGCGAGCGCGGACTGCGCGGTCCGCAGCAGCGCCACCTCCACCTCGGCGGGCAGGGAGGGCACGGTCTCATCGACTTCGACGCGGCCGCGGATGGAGGTGTCGTCCTCCAGCCGGGTGAGCAGGCGGCGGAGGGCTGCGGTCAGGGCACCGTCCTCGAGTTCGGCCGGGGCGAGGGCGGCGATGATGCGGCGCACGTCTCGCGAACTCTGCGCGGCGAGGTCTTCGACCTGGCGCAGGACCTGGGCAGCATGGGCATCACTGGTCCTGTCCACCTCGGCGTGGGCGATGAGACGGATCGAGGAGATCTCCTGAGCGATCGTGTCGTGGATGTCGCGGGAGACCCGAGTGCGTTCCTGGATCTCGCCGGCGTGGCGCTGGGTCAGCGCCAGTTCGTCCTGGAGGTCAAGGAGATTCTGGTGGGCCAGCTCCAAGGATTGCAGCAGCTCTTCACGCCGGCGCCCCTCGCGCAGGAGTTCGATGTAGCCGCGTGAGAGTCCGAGCGCGAAGACCGCACCGATGAGTGATCCGATGATGCTGGCGGTGCCGACCGCACCGTAATGGGCCAAGGGTGCCACGACCGTCGCGATGTAGGTCAGCGCGGTGAAGACGACTGCGATGCGCAGGGAGAACAGGTGTCCGGCAAGCAGCCACAGGACGAAGGCGATCCAGATGAATTCGGCGGAGACCAGCAGGGTGCACAGCCAGGCGACGGCCAGGACCAGCAGCCACCATTTGGCCAGGACGATGGCGCCGCTGCGGGCGGCTCTCACAGCCCCGAGCGCGTACCAGCCGAGGAAGACGATGCTCACGGCGAAGGCCGCCAGAGGTGCTGCTCCGGCATCGATGGCGCGGATGCACGAGATCACGGTGAGAGCCAGGGCCATTGCGTGCTGGCCGATCTCCATCGTTCTCTCTGTCCACCCGCGTAGTTCCACGGTCCCACCTTCCTGCAAGTCGTTCCTCGCGTTTGTCGTCATTCCTGCCAACTCAATCACATCTGCGGCACCCGCGTGCGCTTTTCGACGGAGCCGGGGCCCGGCCATCGAGATGTCTCGACGACCAGGCCCCGCTTGTGCCAACTGACTGCGTCAGCTTTCAGCAGCTCTGATCAGTGCCTACCGTGGCCCGCCGAGGCTGTGGCCTCGTCCCGGTCCGACTCGGCCAAGAGCGGGGTTCCCTGTGTCGAAGCGCCGTCGGCCTGAACTCCGTCGGTCTGTGCTTCGTCGGCGAGCACCTCGTCGGTCTGTCCTTCGTCGGCGTACTTGTACTCCGAGTGCGTGATCGCCTTGTTGGGCCACCACATCTTGTTGCCGACCAGGCTGATGATGGCCGGGACGATGACCGTGCGCACGAGGATGGTGTCGACGAGGACGCCGACGCCGACGATGAGTCCCAGCTGCCCCAGGACCATCAGCGGCAGCATGCCCAGCGCCGCGAACACTCCGGCCAGGACGATGCCGGCGCTGGTGATCACGCCGCCGGTGTGGCTGATGGCTTCGATCATTCCCTGGCGAGCACCGTGGACGACCGATTCCTTCTTCGCCCGGTGGGAGAGGAAGATCGAGTAGTCGATGCCCAGTGCCACGAGGAACAGGAACGCGAGGATCGGAACCTGAGCATCGAGGGCTGCCTGGCCGAACATCGCTCGGGACAGGAACGCGCCGAGGCCGATCGCCGCGGCCGAGGATGCGACGTTGACCACGAGCAGGGTTCCGGCCACAAGCGGTGCACGGAGGATGCCGAGCAGGATGATGAAGCTGATGGCCAGGATCATCGGCGCGATCGTCAGGAAGTCCTGAGCGTTGCCGTCACGGGCATCGAGTTCGGTGGCCGCCGCGCCGCCGACCTGCGCGTTCGCACCGTCGATCGCGTGGACGTCGGAGCGGATGTCCGTGATCAGGTCGAGGCCTGCGGGGCTGTCGGGTTCGTATTCGCCGGTGACCATGACCTTCGAGATCGAGGTGCCCTCGGCCGTCGTCTCGTCGATGACGTTGGCGCGCACGACCCCGTCGATGTCGGAAACGGAGTCTGCAACCTGATCGGCGTGGGCGGAGTCGGCCACGACCCAGATGGGCTGCGATTCGCCGGGTGGGAAGTGCTCGGACAGGACGTCGAGGCCCTGCGCCGATTCGGACTGCACGCGGAACTTCTCGGACTGGTCCAGTCCCACCGAGGTGCCGATGAGTCCCGTGGCCATGACACCGAGGATGACGATTCCGGCGCCGAGGTGGATGCCGGGCTTCTTGACCACGCGAGTCGCGATGGTCCTCCAGATGGAGGGCTTTGCAGCGGGCGTGGCTGCGGATGTGGCTGCGGTCGCTTCGTCAGCAGCCGTCTCGTCGGCGGCAGTTTCGTCGGTGGCGTCCTGCACCTTGGGGACGAAGGGCCAGAACACTCCCTTGCCGCAGATCGCGAGAACCGGTGGCAGTGCGAAGAGCACGGCGGCCGCGGCGATGATGAGTCCGACCGCTGCGGTGATGCCCAGTCCGCGGGTTCCCGGGATGACGGCGAAGACGAGGCTGAGCAGGGACAGGACGACCGTCAGGTTCGAGGCGAGTATCGTTGAGGCGGTGTGGGTCCAGGCCGACCTCAGTGCCAGACGGTGGTCTGATTCGCGGCCCAGTTCCTCCCGGTAGCGGGAGATGAACAGGAGCGCGTAGTTGGCTCCGGCGCCGAAGACGAGGACGCTGATGATGCCCGTGTCGAACTGCAGGTCAAGGACGTCACCGATGGCCCCGGTCACCGTGGAGGCGAGCCCGTCGGCGGTGCCGATGACGATCAGTGGCAGCAGCCACAGGATCGGCGAGCGGTAGGTGATGATGAGCAGCAAGGCGACGATGACGATGGTCACGATGAGGAGCGTGAAGTCCGCGCCGCCGAAGGCAGAGGCGATGTCGGCGCCGATCGCGGGTCCGCCGGTGACCAGGAGGGACATTCCGGAATCCTCGAGCGCACCGGCCTGCGAGTCATCGGCGATGAAGTCGCGAAGTCCGTCGACGGTCTCAGCGGTGTCGGAGTTGGTCAGTCCGACCTCGATGGGGACCATGAGCAGCGCGGCCTTGCCGTCCTCGCTCATGATCGGTCGGCTGGCCTGGGACGCATCGTCACCGGACACGGAGTCCGCTGCATCGGATGACTCGCCGTTCTGGCTCGAATCTCCGTTTTGGCTCGAGTCTCCGTTCTGGGTCGAATCGCCGTTCTGGCTCGAGTCGATGTAGTCCCCGAGCGTGCCACCGAGCTTGCCCAGTTCGGCCTGCTCATCCGAGCTCAGTGTCGAACCGTCTTCGTGGGAGGCGACGACCATGACCGACTGCTTGTCGGCGTCCGGGAACTTCTGCAGGAGCTGGGCGGCCTGGGTGGATTCGGAGTCGGCCGGAGCTGATTCGTTGGCCCGGTCCTCGCCTGGTCCGGACAGGAGCCCGAAGAGGAGGGTGACGAGGATGACGATCCCGCCGAGGACGAACCACGAACCGCGCTTCGACACGAGTGTGTGCGCGCTTTTCGTCAGTGTTGTGTTCATGTCTCAAGCTCATCAATTTTCTGAGCTGGAAACATCGCCTAGGAGTTCAGACTAAATCTGCAACTTTCGATGGAGTAATGCCCCGGAACAACACCACGACACCCTCTGACCAGTGCAGATGTCCAGGATCCAGGTGGAGGTGCTGGCTAGGCGATGGAGGCGCCCGCCGCATCCATCTCGGCCAGGGCCAGTGTGGACGAGTCCTTGCCGACACCCGCGATGAGGTCCTGCAGAACGCGCACGGACCAACCGCCCTTGAGCGCGTCGAGGACCGTGGCGCGTACGCAATGATCGGTCGCGATTCCGACGACGTCCACCTCGGCGATGGTGAGCCTCGTCAGCAGATCGCCGAGGTGCTCCCCCGCGTCCGTCGTCCCTTGGAAGGCGGAGTAGTCGGGTGTGCCCCGGCCCTTGCGCACGTGGTCGGTGATGGCGTCGACGGAGAGCAGCGGGTCATACGCTGCACCCTCGCTGTCTGCGACGCAGTGGACTGGCCAGGTGTCGACGAAGTCGGGATCCTGGCTGAAGTGGCCGCCGTTGTCGCTGTCGGCATCATGCCAGTCGCGAGAGGCGATGATCGCGTCGTATTCGTCAGCGTGGGTGTCGACATAGCGCGTCACCTCTTCGGCAACACGGTCACCGCCGTTGACGCCGAGCGCCCCGCCCTCGGTGAAGTCGTTCTGGATGTCCACGATGAGAAGTGCCTTGCCCATACCTCGAGCATAGGCGCTTCTGCGCGAATATCAGCCCTGCTTCAGGGCTTTCTTCTGGGCCTGCTTCGCCGCTTTTGCTGCGGCTTTCTGTGCCGCCTTCTTGGCCGCCTGCTTGGTTGTCTGAGCGCCTGCGACGAGGAGGAGTCCGCCCAGCGCTGCGACGTTCTTCGAGAAGTGGGTCTTGTGTGCGGCGGCGTCTGCGCCGTCCATCTCCCAGAAGGAGTGACCGGCCAGAGTGGTCGGCACCAGGGAGCCGGCGAGGGCGAGCGCGGAGAGTCGTGGCTTGATGCCCAGCGCCAAGGTGGTGCCGGCCAGGAGCTGGAGCCCACCGTTGGCGCGGACCAGGAGTTCGTCGTCTTCGGGCAGAACCGGCACGTATTCGCGGATCGCATCGAGCGTCGGAGCGGCAGCAGCTACTCGCCCGCCGGGACTCGTCAGTGCCGAGTAGCCGCCGGTGATGAAGATCGGTGCGGTGAGTACGCGTCCTGCCGTCTGCAGCAACGATGATCCGAATGCCATGGAATTCTCCTTGAGGTTGGGGGTTTTGAGCCTAACCGACTGCCACCGTCAGCCTCAAAGCGCTTCGCCATGAGACGTCACGGTCGCGTTGGTCTCTGCCGATCCGCTGGGAGCAGCGACGAGCCGTGGCTGTTTGAATCCCAGCTCGGGCTGCCGACGGAACTGACCGGTGACGAGGAGGACGACGATGACGATCGCGGACACGATCCATCCGCTCACACCCAGGAAAGCCACAAGCGCCATGTCCGGTGCCTGCGCAGAACCATCGATGAAGAGTCCGAGCAGCATTCCAGCTGAACCGTTGAGTGCGGCATGCGCGGCGACGGCCGGCCAGACCGAGCCGGTGCGCAGCCGCAGCCAGCCGAAGAGGATTCCCACCATGACGCAGCCGCCGACCATGAACGCCAGACCCGTGATGTCGGGGCGAGCGAAGTTGTACCCGAGCAGGATCAGCGGTGCGTGCCACAGACCCCAGATCACTCCGACGATGAGCAGTGCCGGCCAGGTGCCCAGCGGTCGCAGGCTCGTCAGCAGCCAGCCGCGCCAACCGACTTCCTCGCCGAAGGCCACGGTGATATTGAACAGCGATCCCAACGCCATGATCGCCAGGTAGCCGACCACGGCCACGAGAACCGGGATCTCCTCCAACCCGGGCAGCTGTGCCAACTGCGCCTTGAACCCGGAGAGCCCGAGCAGATCAACCTGCATCCACCCGAACGCGGCACCCAGCAGATAGGCCACGGCGACCAGAACGAACACGCCGAAGAAGGCGAGTGCGGTCATCCCGAGCACCCGACCGAAGGGACGCAGCGGCCAGATACCCAGATACCGGACGATGCTGGACCGAGGCTCGCCGCTGCGCCGACGCTGGATGAGCATCGCCACGACCACCGCGATCAGCGGAGTGAACATCATGGCCATTCCCGAGACCTGCACGAGCATCACATTGCCGAGTCCCTCGCCGCTCAACCACAGCGGCAGGCACACGAGCCAGGCCAGGATCACCGCGACGGCGACGAAGACTGCGAACTCGAGCCACGGCACCTTCGCCGGCACGATCGCCAACGGTCTGCCTTTGGCATCCGTGCTCTCCCCCACCGATTCTCGCTCCGTCTCCCCCGCCGATTCTCTCGCCGAGGTGGCTGTGGGCTCCGTGCCCACGATGGCCTTGTCATTGCGATCCGTACCCGTGCTCACGGCTGCTCCTCATTTCCTGCGCCAGCGACCCTGCCCCAGCGCCTCGATTCTGCACCGATGCCGTTGTTCTGCCAACCCTGCGTTGCTCTTATGATCCAACCTACGTTGCCGCAGAGCACTGCACCTCCACCACGCGGATGAAATCGGCCTCACCCGCACGGCCGAGCGGCCCGAAACGAACCGCTCTCCACCGCCACCACCTCGGCGAGGGTCCGCCCGTTCCGCTTGTTCACATAAAAATACATATCTATGCATAACAATTCGACATGGGTTGTTCTGGCCGCTAAGCTGGACGGCATGTCGAAAGTATTGTCTTCGCTCCCTGTCGGTGAGCACGTTGGAATCGCCTTCTCCGGCGGACTGGATACGTCCTGCGCGGTCGCATGGATGCGCCACAAGGGCGCCATCCCCTGCACCTACACGGCCGATATCGGTCAGTATGACGAGCCCGACCTTGAATCGGTGACCGAACGTGCCAAGGAGTACGGCGCTGAGATCGCTCGCTTCGTCGATGCCAAGCGCCTCCTCGTCGAGGAGGGCTTCGTCGCTCTGCAGTGCGGTGCCTTCAACGTCCGCTCCGGCGGCAAGACCTACTTCAACACGACTCCCCTGGGTCGTGCGGTGACCGGAACGATGCTCGTGCGCGCCATGAAGGAAGACGGCGTCGACATCTGGGGCGACGGTTCGACCTACAAGGGCAACGACATCGAGCGCTTCTACCGCTACGGCCTCATGGCCAACCCGAAGCTGCGCATCTACAAGCCCTGGCTCGACGCGGACTTCGTCGAGGAGCTCGGCGGACGCCAGGAGATGAGCGAATGGCTCGTCGAGCACGGCTATCCCTATCGCGACTCCGCCGATAAGGCGTACTCCACCGATGCCAACATCTGGGGTGCGACCCACGAGGCGAAGAGCCTTGAGTTCCTTGATAACGGACTCGACATCGTCAATCCGATCATGGGCGTTGCCGCCTGGCGCGATGACGTCGAGGTCGCCACCGAAGAGGTCACCGTCGGATTCGAGGCCGGCCGCCCCGTGTCGATCAATGGTGAGAAGTTCGACGATCCCGTTGCCCTGGTCTTCAAGGCCAACGAGGTCGGTGGCCGGCACGGTCTCGGCGTCTCCGACCAGATCGAGAACCGCATCATTGAGGCCAAGTCGCGCGGCATCTACGAGGCCCCGGGCATGGCGCTGTTCCACATCACCTACGAGCGCCTGCTCAATGCCATCCACAACGAAGACACCATCGCGCTCTACCACGAAGAGGGTCGCCGTCTGGGTCGCCGGATGTACGAGGGACGCTGGTTGGATCCGCAGTCACTGATGCTGCGCGAATCGATGCAGCGCTGGGTCGCCTCGGCGATCACCGGCGAGGTCACCCTGCGCCTGCGCCGCGGTGACGACTACACGATCGTCAACACCCAGGGCCCCAACCTGTCTTACCACCCGGAGAAGCTGTCGATGGAGCGCGTGGGCGATGCCGCCTTCGGCCCCGAGGACCGGATCGGTCAGATGACCATGCGCAACCTCGACATCGCCGATTCGCGCGCCCGCCTCGAGCAGTACGCGGCCATGGGCATCGTCTCGGGCCCGACCTCGGAGCTCGTCGGGTCACTTGAGGCCGGTGGCGCCGAGGAGATCGCAAACTCGGGTGCCGATGTTGATGCCGCCAGCGACCTTGCAGGCCTGTCCGCAGCATTCGACGCCGGTACGGACTGATTCGGCACAGATAGCGGGGACACCGACGCCGAGCCACGCTCGATGATCAACGGTTGGCGCATTCGCTTCGATTTCACACGAGATTTCGAAGTGAATGCGCCAACCGTTTCGTCCATTCATCGCCGTCGCTGCGGCTGGAGCAGCTGGCGGAGCGGCCCCGCTGCATTGACCTGTGGGCCCTGCGTGCACAGACTGAGACGATGATCGAGATGAGGCCGGGCTTTCACATGCTGCCGACCGACCAGCTCAACGAGACGATTGCAGGTTGGTCCGGGGCTCGCTTCGATGTGCTGTGGCAGCCAGACGACGACACTGCTCTGCTTGGCCGAGGGTCACGGGCACTCGTCATGATCGAAGATGACACGACCGAACGACAGTTGGGCCCCGGACCGGTCGTCATCACTGATCAACTGCCATCGGACATCGAGTGGGCGATCGCCCCAGTGACCGTTCCCGCAGGAACCTATGCAGCCTGCCGAATCGGCGCTGACCCTCTGAGGTTCCTCATTCTCGACGAACCCACTGACGTCTTCGGAGACCGCTGATGTCTCCTGAGTCCCGTGCGCATTCCCTCGCCGAGGTGATCGAACGCGAACTGCGTGCTCATGGCTCTTCCGTACGCGCGGAGAAGGAACGGGCGTACCTCAAGAGTGAGCTCGTCCACTATGGCGTCGGCGTGCCCGACACTCGGGCTGTGGTGCGTGAGGCCCTGCGAGGAGCGGAGTTGGATCACGAAGTGGTCGTCGCGCTTGCCGAGGCGCTGTGGAACCCGGACCTCATCGGAATCGACGCTGCTGTCTTTGATCTCCGCAGTGCGGCCACGATGGTGCTCATCCAAGCGAAGGACCACCTCGGCGCCGGTGACAGTCTCTTCCTGGAACGACTGCTGCGGCAGGCACATACTTGGGCCCTTGTCGATCCCCTCGCAGGGGACGCTGTCGGTCCTCTTGCCGAATACGATCCGGAGTTCGATCCAGTGCTGGAACGCTGGGCCAGTGACGAGGATTTCTGGATCCGACGCTCTGCCCTGCTGGCCCACCTCAGGCCTCTGCGGGAGGGACGCGGAGACTTCGAGCGATTCACGCGATATGCCGACGCCATGCTCGAGGAGAAGGAGTTCTTCATCCGCAAGGCCATCGGGTGGGTGCTGCGTGACACGGCCCGCACACGGCCAGATATGGTCTTCAAGTGGATGCTGCCACGCGCCGATCGAGCCTCAGGTGTGACCATGCGCGAAGTGGTGAAACGTCTGTCCCCTGACCAGCGAGATGCACTGCTTGCGGCTAGAGAGACTTCGCGAAGTCGAGCAGGATCTCGTTGAACGCCTCGGGCTGTTCGATGTTGGCCGCATGCCCATCCTCAGGGATGCTAACCGAGGTGCCGATCGGGGCAAGACCGGCCGATGCGGCTGCGTGCGCTGCCGGCCAGTGCTCGCTTTCGGCTCCTGCGACGAAGAGCACGGGCACATCCGTCCCCTCGATCACGGGGCGCCAGTCGGCCTTGGCATGGTCGTTCAGCAGTGCGAGCTCTCCGCGGGTGAGTTTGCGGTCCACGCCCTTCATAGCCTTGAGCAGACGCAGCAGGCGCCTACCCCTCTTCCAGATGGGCGTGCCGTGTCCGGTCGGAGGGATTTCCTCGGCGAAGTAGGTCTCGGCGTTGGATTCGTCGAAGCCGTAGTATCCGTGGGACCAGTCGGCAGTGTTGAGCATCTTCGGCGTCTGGTCGACGATCGTGATTCCGGCAATGCGGTCGGCGCGAAATTGGGAGAGATAGGACCAGATGGTGCTGCCGCCCATCGACCCACCCACGAGAAGAACATCGTTAAGGGCCAATGCCTCCAGGACCTGCGCCACGTCCTGGCCGCGGCGCTCCATGGTCACTCCGGCTTGGGGATGTTCGGCGCTTCCGTGGCCGCGCAGATCGACACAGAACACCTGGTAACCCGCCTGCGTCAGCGGTCCGACCTGGTAGCGCCA
Coding sequences within it:
- a CDS encoding DNA alkylation repair protein, yielding MSPESRAHSLAEVIERELRAHGSSVRAEKERAYLKSELVHYGVGVPDTRAVVREALRGAELDHEVVVALAEALWNPDLIGIDAAVFDLRSAATMVLIQAKDHLGAGDSLFLERLLRQAHTWALVDPLAGDAVGPLAEYDPEFDPVLERWASDEDFWIRRSALLAHLRPLREGRGDFERFTRYADAMLEEKEFFIRKAIGWVLRDTARTRPDMVFKWMLPRADRASGVTMREVVKRLSPDQRDALLAARETSRSRAGSR
- the argG gene encoding argininosuccinate synthase, with translation MSKVLSSLPVGEHVGIAFSGGLDTSCAVAWMRHKGAIPCTYTADIGQYDEPDLESVTERAKEYGAEIARFVDAKRLLVEEGFVALQCGAFNVRSGGKTYFNTTPLGRAVTGTMLVRAMKEDGVDIWGDGSTYKGNDIERFYRYGLMANPKLRIYKPWLDADFVEELGGRQEMSEWLVEHGYPYRDSADKAYSTDANIWGATHEAKSLEFLDNGLDIVNPIMGVAAWRDDVEVATEEVTVGFEAGRPVSINGEKFDDPVALVFKANEVGGRHGLGVSDQIENRIIEAKSRGIYEAPGMALFHITYERLLNAIHNEDTIALYHEEGRRLGRRMYEGRWLDPQSLMLRESMQRWVASAITGEVTLRLRRGDDYTIVNTQGPNLSYHPEKLSMERVGDAAFGPEDRIGQMTMRNLDIADSRARLEQYAAMGIVSGPTSELVGSLEAGGAEEIANSGADVDAASDLAGLSAAFDAGTD
- a CDS encoding alpha/beta fold hydrolase, which codes for MAAITADDGVRLEYTQAGDSSGRPVVLLAGFKAPATSWRYQVGPLTQAGYQVFCVDLRGHGSAEHPQAGVTMERRGQDVAQVLEALALNDVLLVGGSMGGSTIWSYLSQFRADRIAGITIVDQTPKMLNTADWSHGYYGFDESNAETYFAEEIPPTGHGTPIWKRGRRLLRLLKAMKGVDRKLTRGELALLNDHAKADWRPVIEGTDVPVLFVAGAESEHWPAAHAAASAGLAPIGTSVSIPEDGHAANIEQPEAFNEILLDFAKSL